GTGGTTGAAAAATGAAATCTCCTTCTTCTCCTTCTGTTTTCACTTCAATGTTGTAAAACACTTTAGGCAGTTGGTGTTGTGCTACATATTGGTCACATACTTCAATGACTTCCTTCAACAAAGGTTTGTAAGCAGGGAAGGTTTGCTGCTGCGGAAATTTTGGATTTTGTCGCCGTCCACAGTCGTATTGTCGAATCCGATTGTAGGTCATATCATACAATCGGAGGCTCTTTTCTTCTGTTTCCAAAACAGGTTCACCATTCGGCTTAGAACAATATAGGTGTGAAAACCATCCTTCGTGTGACACAACAACTTGCTGATCATTGCTGATGACAACATCGAGCTCAAAGGTGGTTACACCATATTCCAACGACTTCAAAAAGGCAGGAACCGTATTTTCAGGCATCAAACCCCTTGCCCCTCGATGACTTTGAAAGGTGAATTGATTCATATATGTTTTGCTTTTATTTTTTTGAAGTTCTTAATCATGGAGCAAAATTGATAATTAATATGGTAATTTAAAAGTGTTATTTTTGTTCAAATAAATCAATGTACCATGAAAAAATATTATCAAATAATTTCCCTTATTGTAAACATCTATCTTTT
The Chitinophagales bacterium genome window above contains:
- a CDS encoding glycerophosphodiester phosphodiesterase family protein, with protein sequence MNQFTFQSHRGARGLMPENTVPAFLKSLEYGVTTFELDVVISNDQQVVVSHEGWFSHLYCSKPNGEPVLETEEKSLRLYDMTYNRIRQYDCGRRQNPKFPQQQTFPAYKPLLKEVIEVCDQYVAQHQLPKVFYNIEVKTEGEEGDFIFQPPPAEFAQLVYDLIIATNIAGRVLVQSFDVRIVQAFKQINPSLPLSLLVDNDKSLEWNLQELGFLPNVYAPYYKKITPELLKKVHQKGILLITWTVNELADIQRLLEMGVDAVITDYPNLKLELEKEMKELGKK